In one window of Mytilus trossulus isolate FHL-02 chromosome 7, PNRI_Mtr1.1.1.hap1, whole genome shotgun sequence DNA:
- the LOC134726951 gene encoding uncharacterized protein LOC134726951, producing MKTPAWLLVISLLMSIVHEVMAGSCVQSSGSISGCKDIGGKCENLGGVCFQGLDETCCCSEALEECEAGQPLGGRFETREDNPHYQEQNKVNKKRDELKMKKSELKKKENELNKKRDELNKKGGAVNNKRDDVYKQRDKLEKKRNETNKKDEL from the coding sequence ATGAAGACACCTGCATGGCTCCTCGTTATCTCCCTTTTGATGTCTATCGTACATGAAGTTATGGCGGGAAGCTGTGTACAGTCGTCTGGTTCGATCAGCGGATGTAAAGATATTGGCGGGAAATGTGAAAATTTAGGAGGCGTCTGTTTCCAAGGATTGGATGAAACTTGTTGCTGCTCAGAAGCATTAGAGGAATGTGAAGCCGGTCAACCTTTAGGAGGAAGATTCGAAACAAGAGAAGACAACCCTCACTACcaagaacaaaataaagtaaacaagAAAAGAGatgaattgaaaatgaaaaaaagtgaattgaaaaagaaagaaaatgaattGAACAAGAAAAGAGATGAATTGAACAAGAAAGGAGGAGCAGTGAATAATAAAAGAGATGATGTATACAAGCAAAGAGATAAATtggaaaagaaaagaaatgaaaccaataaaaaagatgaactttaa